One Etheostoma cragini isolate CJK2018 chromosome 6, CSU_Ecrag_1.0, whole genome shotgun sequence DNA window includes the following coding sequences:
- the aqp10a gene encoding aquaporin-10a: protein MLNRRVGRVRNALVRECLAEVLGTFVLLLFGCSAAAQVKTSRETKGQFLSVNMAFSVGVMSAMYLTKNISGAHFNPAVTLSFCVLGQLPWGKLVPYCLSQVLGAYLASGLVYLVYYDAIMEFSGGVLTVYGPNETASIFATYPSEYVTLGRSFLDQVVGTGMLMLCILGLEEKRNTPAPSELIPPIVAVIVLGISMSMSANCGAAINPARDLGPRLLTLTAGWGTEVFTCYNYWFWVPLVAPLLGGVIGSFIYLFFIHWHLPDPDPPEGLFSLSTVSDKIKQPSTMWDNRVELKATDLFYCNENILP, encoded by the exons CTCTTTGGCTGCTCTGCTGCAGCGCAGGTAAAGACAAGCAGAGAGACTAAAGGTCAGTTCCTGTCAGTCAACATGGCCTTCTCTGTGGGCGTGATGTCAGCTATGTACCTCACCAAGAACATCTCAG GTGCTCATTTCAATCCAGCGGTAACTCTGAGTTTCTGTGTGTTGGGCCAGCTTCCCTGGGGAAAGCTGGTGCCCTACTGCCTCTCCCAGGTGCTGGGGGCTTATCTGGCATCAGGGCTCGTCTACTTGGTCTACTATG ATGCCATTATGGAGTTTAGTGGAGGAGTATTGACTGTCTACGGCCCAAATGAGACAGCATCTATATTTGCCACATATCCCTCAGAGTACGTCACTTTGGGTAGGAGTTTCCTTGACCAG GTAGTGGGCACTGGCATGCTGATGTTGTGCATACTGGGtttggaggaaaagagaaacacCCCCGCTCCCTCAGAGCTGATTCCTCCTATAGTGGCAGTGATCGTCCTGGGGATCTCTATGTCAATGTCAGCCAACTGTGGTGCTGCAATAAACCCTGCTCGGGACCTGGGGCCACGCCTCCTCACACTGACTGCAGGCTGGGGCACTGAGGTCTTTAC GTGTTACAACTACTGGTTCTGGGTGCCCTTGGTGGCCCCACTTCTTGGAGGTGTTATAGGTTCTTTCATATATTTGTTCTTCATCCACTGGCACCTGCCTGACCCAGACCCTCCTGAGggcctcttctctctctcaactGTCAGTGACAAAATCAAGCAGCCCAGCACAATGTGGGACAATAGAGTAGAGTTAAAGGCTACAGATCTCTTTTACTGTAATGAAAATATCTTGCCATGA